Proteins from a genomic interval of Bdellovibrionales bacterium:
- a CDS encoding helix-turn-helix domain-containing protein: MPNVEPWCSVEEIARHLGVSKETVYRWLDKRTMPAHRMGKLWKFKPSEVDSWIKSGGGEGTESLEAQN, translated from the coding sequence ATGCCAAATGTTGAACCTTGGTGCTCAGTTGAGGAAATCGCACGACACTTAGGCGTCTCGAAAGAGACTGTCTATCGGTGGCTCGATAAACGAACGATGCCGGCCCATCGCATGGGCAAACTTTGGAAGTTCAAACCATCGGAAGTAGACAGCTGGATCAAGAGTGGCGGCGGCGAAGGAACAGAAAGTTTGGAGGCTCAAAATTGA
- a CDS encoding cation-transporting P-type ATPase gives MKTISLESLSGLEQQDGGLSISEVKAQGLRFGANDIVEVAGNPWIELFQDTAKDPMIWFLIGIGSVFFLTGEVADGITLFLAVFPLLFMDAFLHWRTRASTALLKGQMSSRIKVRRDSRDVEIDSREIVPGDLLVVGEGILLPADGIFEVSRDIQMDESALTGESLPIKKKQIDLDLFSLASHREVKVPAHTLGYAGTRILAGSGLLRVILTGSQTSYGEIVQSVSRMPHERTPLQKSMNRLIQILIIAAAFLCGLLALVRVYQGHGWLDALLSAATLAVAAIPEEFSVVFTFFLGVGIYRLAKRRALVRRALSVENIGRITQICTDKTGTITAGRLTLTHLDPVSGNTDLLLSAAFVASSSSIDPLDLAIHEVAREKGIPLPIRLRAVPFTEDRKRETGFVRQSDNSIMACVKGAPENILAMSVITPENREYWSRRITEWAKTGHKVIGIAKKHNVLLEQENEPDSGFEFCGLLAFEDPPRPEVAGAMSYCRQSGIRVLMLTGDHPETAAAIAKDAGLTLGTPIVVSAEDDPAKFELDCLNQNPKFLKGIDVVARCTPMQKYRIVMALKLAGEIVAVTGDGVNDVPALKAADIGIAMGERGTRSAKEVSSIILADDNFSTIVNAIREGRQLFRNLAMSFEYLLLIHIPLVLGAAIVPLIGYPLVYLPVHIVWLELVIHPTALFAFQTVASANHDEVRNRKFFFSPYQILTICFIGIVFSFALGWVFLSRLSDYASPEQARSMAMALLTSWSAGITFYLPCFRSQVANILSCMTVLSSVALIQCSDHLEFLHLVPLRFSDWLVIATIVPTIIASLGFLRCMNSRRSKALLSGAGHA, from the coding sequence ATGAAGACTATTTCATTGGAATCGCTCAGCGGACTGGAACAACAAGATGGGGGACTCAGCATTTCTGAAGTCAAGGCACAAGGTTTGCGATTTGGAGCAAATGATATCGTAGAGGTGGCAGGAAATCCTTGGATTGAGCTTTTTCAGGATACAGCAAAGGACCCGATGATTTGGTTCCTTATTGGAATTGGGTCAGTTTTCTTTCTCACTGGGGAAGTTGCGGATGGGATTACACTATTCCTTGCAGTTTTTCCACTTTTGTTCATGGACGCATTTTTGCATTGGAGAACCCGAGCATCAACAGCTTTGCTCAAAGGTCAAATGAGCTCGCGCATCAAGGTTAGACGAGATTCTAGGGACGTTGAGATAGATTCTCGTGAGATCGTTCCGGGAGATCTCCTCGTTGTCGGTGAAGGCATACTTCTGCCTGCGGACGGAATATTCGAAGTCTCTCGGGATATACAAATGGACGAATCAGCTCTGACTGGGGAGTCACTTCCCATCAAGAAAAAACAGATAGACTTGGATCTTTTTTCTCTCGCATCTCATCGGGAAGTAAAAGTACCAGCTCACACGCTGGGCTATGCAGGAACGAGAATCTTGGCAGGTTCTGGATTGCTGAGAGTCATACTCACGGGCTCTCAAACTTCTTACGGCGAGATCGTTCAATCCGTTTCACGCATGCCGCACGAACGTACTCCTTTGCAAAAGTCGATGAACCGTTTGATCCAAATCTTAATTATTGCGGCAGCATTTTTGTGCGGACTGCTGGCATTGGTTCGAGTCTATCAAGGTCATGGCTGGCTAGACGCGCTGCTGAGTGCCGCGACGCTGGCGGTGGCCGCCATTCCCGAAGAGTTTTCGGTGGTGTTCACGTTTTTTTTAGGTGTTGGCATTTATAGGCTGGCAAAGAGACGCGCTCTCGTGAGGCGGGCCCTTAGCGTTGAGAATATCGGACGTATCACACAAATTTGCACTGACAAGACGGGAACAATTACAGCAGGTCGATTGACGCTCACTCATCTTGATCCAGTCAGTGGAAACACTGATCTATTGTTAAGTGCTGCTTTTGTTGCTTCAAGTTCGAGTATCGATCCCCTCGATCTTGCAATTCATGAGGTGGCTCGAGAGAAGGGTATACCCCTCCCAATACGCTTGAGGGCGGTTCCCTTCACAGAAGATCGCAAGCGGGAAACTGGGTTTGTTCGGCAGTCGGACAACAGTATCATGGCCTGTGTGAAGGGTGCTCCCGAAAACATTCTCGCAATGTCAGTTATCACGCCTGAAAATAGAGAATATTGGAGCAGGAGAATCACTGAATGGGCAAAAACAGGACACAAGGTCATCGGAATTGCAAAGAAACATAATGTTCTTTTGGAACAAGAGAACGAGCCAGATTCGGGATTTGAGTTTTGTGGTTTATTGGCTTTTGAGGACCCACCCCGGCCAGAGGTGGCAGGAGCAATGTCCTACTGTCGTCAAAGTGGAATACGTGTTCTCATGTTGACTGGCGACCATCCGGAGACTGCGGCAGCCATTGCTAAAGATGCAGGATTAACATTGGGAACTCCGATCGTTGTTTCTGCTGAGGACGATCCAGCTAAATTTGAACTGGATTGCCTCAATCAAAATCCTAAATTTTTAAAGGGAATCGATGTGGTCGCTCGCTGCACGCCGATGCAGAAATATCGGATTGTAATGGCTTTAAAGCTTGCGGGTGAAATTGTTGCTGTCACCGGCGACGGCGTGAATGATGTTCCAGCCTTGAAAGCTGCTGATATTGGGATTGCGATGGGTGAGCGGGGCACAAGAAGCGCTAAGGAAGTTTCGTCAATAATACTCGCCGACGATAACTTTAGCACAATTGTCAACGCGATCCGTGAGGGGCGTCAACTCTTCAGAAACTTGGCGATGAGTTTTGAATATTTGTTGTTGATTCATATCCCTCTTGTGTTGGGCGCCGCAATTGTGCCATTGATAGGATACCCGCTGGTATATCTTCCAGTTCATATTGTTTGGCTGGAACTCGTGATTCATCCTACGGCGCTCTTTGCATTCCAGACCGTGGCATCGGCCAATCACGACGAAGTCAGAAATCGGAAGTTTTTCTTTTCACCTTATCAAATTTTAACGATCTGTTTTATTGGAATTGTATTTTCCTTTGCTTTGGGATGGGTTTTTTTATCTCGTCTATCGGATTATGCCAGCCCAGAGCAGGCGCGATCCATGGCAATGGCCCTTCTGACATCTTGGAGCGCAGGCATAACCTTCTATCTGCCGTGCTTTCGGTCACAAGTCGCAAATATTTTGTCCTGCATGACAGTTTTATCTTCGGTGGCATTAATTCAGTGTTCGGATCATTTGGAGTTTCTCCATTTGGTTCCCTTACGATTCAGTGATTGGCTAGTCATAGCAACTATTGTCCCAACAATTATCGCTTCGCTAGGTTTCTTGAGGTGCATGAATAGCAGAAGATCAAAAGCGCTACTTTCTGGCGCAGGACATGCCTAA
- a CDS encoding matrixin family metalloprotease, with product MVSKKTVFFLSLAILFCVGFRHFPNGNAWLLDKSTTSGSKIFVTYPYGTRVIENDLPADDPAAGVSTITIDNVMTSIFNDYNNIAASFLILANENDPDFAGNSSNRMITISEADPNGAFSGGDAQQSRSETHVIGCTIRMKSEIFQKAKVLVASITHEIGHCLGLDHPQEITRSVMSYFNSPDNVRLQADDMMGITYLYPTISSKATESATLGMSCARK from the coding sequence ATGGTTTCTAAGAAGACCGTTTTTTTTCTGTCATTGGCCATCCTCTTCTGTGTCGGCTTTCGGCATTTTCCGAACGGAAATGCATGGCTCCTCGACAAATCAACGACCTCTGGGTCAAAGATCTTTGTCACTTATCCTTACGGTACTCGAGTGATTGAAAACGATTTGCCAGCTGACGATCCGGCGGCAGGTGTCTCCACGATAACGATCGACAATGTGATGACATCTATCTTCAACGACTATAACAATATTGCGGCCTCATTCCTCATCCTCGCCAATGAAAATGACCCCGATTTTGCGGGAAACTCAAGCAATCGCATGATCACAATTTCGGAGGCCGATCCCAACGGCGCTTTTTCGGGAGGCGATGCTCAGCAGTCTCGCTCAGAGACTCATGTCATTGGCTGCACGATCAGAATGAAGTCTGAAATTTTCCAAAAGGCAAAGGTCTTGGTTGCTAGCATCACCCACGAAATTGGCCACTGCTTGGGCCTCGATCACCCGCAGGAAATAACCAGATCGGTGATGTCTTATTTCAATTCACCAGACAATGTTCGTTTGCAAGCGGATGACATGATGGGGATCACATACTTATACCCTACAATCTCTTCAAAGGCGACGGAGAGCGCGACTTTAGGCATGTCCTGCGCCAGAAAGTAG
- a CDS encoding cytochrome b/b6 domain-containing protein, translating to MRNQLVYDLPTRIFHWLFAGLFVTAFLIAKTVDDESLVFSYHMLAGLILGFTVLLRILWGVVGTKHSKFSSFALHPKSLVAYFSGILSGDKRRWAGHNPASSWATIAMLCFALGLGLTGYLMASGEKETFEDFHELLANGFLITVLMHIAGVVVHALRHRDGIAMTMIDGEKKDIPVAEVISNSRPGVALLFVGLVFIFATYLAGNFDSLNRTLNFFGTSLQLGEKRKSRKRRRRRYSANQ from the coding sequence ATGAGAAACCAACTTGTTTATGATCTGCCGACGCGGATATTTCACTGGCTTTTTGCTGGTCTCTTCGTCACAGCGTTTTTAATCGCAAAAACCGTGGATGATGAGTCGCTCGTTTTTTCTTATCACATGCTGGCAGGTCTCATTCTGGGATTTACAGTTTTACTGAGAATCCTTTGGGGGGTTGTCGGAACAAAACACTCTAAATTTTCCTCTTTTGCCCTTCATCCAAAGAGCTTGGTGGCCTATTTTTCAGGGATACTGTCGGGTGACAAGCGAAGGTGGGCTGGCCACAATCCCGCATCTAGTTGGGCAACGATAGCTATGCTATGCTTTGCCTTGGGGCTTGGGCTCACTGGCTACTTGATGGCCAGTGGAGAAAAGGAGACGTTTGAAGATTTTCATGAGCTATTGGCGAACGGTTTTCTAATCACTGTCTTAATGCATATCGCCGGAGTTGTCGTGCACGCGCTTCGCCATCGGGATGGGATTGCCATGACGATGATTGATGGAGAGAAGAAGGATATTCCGGTTGCTGAAGTTATTTCGAATTCTAGACCTGGAGTTGCCTTACTTTTTGTTGGACTGGTCTTCATATTTGCAACCTATCTTGCAGGTAACTTCGACAGTCTGAACCGGACACTCAATTTTTTTGGTACAAGCCTGCAATTGGGCGAAAAACGAAAAAGCCGAAAAAGAAGGCGAAGAAGGTATTCAGCGAATCAATGA
- a CDS encoding recombinase family protein, translated as MKVATYSRVSTSHHNQNPDVQVHELRRYCEARGWTIAHEIVDHGFSGATDVRPGLKELLSLVRERKVDVVVVVKMDRLFRSLRHLVATLEEWQAINIQFVATKDNIDYTTPAGRLLAQILGSLAEFEKGLLIERTMLGLEHARRSGKILGRPKTRDDAKIQELRAQGRSYTAIQKELGVSRGSISRALQTVPKTPKNQPQKTQRFQW; from the coding sequence ATGAAAGTCGCAACATATTCCCGAGTGTCCACGTCCCACCACAATCAAAATCCTGACGTTCAAGTCCACGAACTAAGGCGCTATTGCGAAGCTCGCGGCTGGACTATCGCCCATGAAATTGTCGATCACGGATTCAGTGGCGCAACAGATGTGCGACCGGGACTCAAGGAGTTGTTGTCTCTAGTTCGCGAACGCAAAGTTGATGTTGTTGTAGTTGTGAAAATGGATCGCCTGTTTCGAAGTCTCAGGCACTTGGTTGCCACTCTTGAAGAATGGCAAGCTATCAACATTCAATTCGTGGCGACGAAAGACAACATCGACTACACCACACCAGCAGGACGGCTTCTTGCGCAGATCCTTGGTTCACTCGCAGAGTTTGAAAAAGGTCTTTTGATTGAACGAACGATGCTCGGTCTTGAACACGCTCGTCGATCTGGGAAAATACTTGGGCGACCAAAAACTAGAGACGACGCTAAAATTCAAGAATTGCGAGCCCAGGGTCGAAGCTACACGGCGATTCAAAAGGAGCTGGGCGTAAGTCGAGGTTCGATTTCTCGGGCACTTCAGACCGTTCCGAAAACCCCTAAAAATCAGCCGCAAAAAACGCAACGATTTCAATGGTGA
- a CDS encoding helix-turn-helix transcriptional regulator — protein sequence MTGSRLRPAAGQKSKDMNPASTEAPAEALPMGMIEIPINVSGFSHATPQENTIGSSLDNMHHKLHLVLRDLLKKNGQSARKAAKACGVPLSTFNGYLKPDRHQIDPNHLLAMAKYFGVSLDYLLSGHQSNPKIDSLPTKKLFSRWVKLTIEGVADEDDFDFLKGGKK from the coding sequence GTGACGGGTTCTCGTCTGCGTCCAGCAGCAGGACAAAAATCGAAAGACATGAACCCAGCATCTACTGAGGCTCCCGCCGAGGCTTTGCCTATGGGGATGATCGAGATCCCGATCAATGTGAGCGGCTTCTCGCACGCGACTCCCCAAGAGAACACAATTGGTTCAAGCTTGGATAACATGCACCACAAACTTCACCTGGTGCTTCGAGATCTTTTGAAAAAGAATGGTCAATCGGCCCGAAAAGCTGCGAAGGCCTGTGGAGTTCCACTTTCTACCTTCAATGGATACTTGAAGCCCGACAGGCATCAGATTGACCCGAATCACCTTCTTGCGATGGCCAAGTATTTCGGCGTTAGTTTGGATTACCTTCTTAGCGGTCACCAATCGAATCCTAAAATTGATTCTCTTCCAACAAAAAAACTATTTAGCCGTTGGGTTAAGCTCACAATTGAAGGTGTCGCGGACGAGGACGACTTTGATTTCCTCAAGGGCGGTAAGAAGTGA
- a CDS encoding PepSY domain-containing protein, whose amino-acid sequence MKKFVLTMALLLVGGVAHAKKSCTDQPKDKWMKEEDLKKRLEGEGYKIRKFKQPGTCYEIYGTDKDGKDVEIYFNPVDGAIVKGK is encoded by the coding sequence ATGAAAAAATTCGTTCTAACGATGGCCCTCTTGCTCGTGGGAGGGGTCGCACACGCCAAAAAAAGCTGCACCGATCAACCAAAGGACAAATGGATGAAAGAGGAAGATCTCAAAAAGCGCCTCGAGGGGGAAGGCTACAAAATCCGAAAATTCAAACAGCCAGGAACCTGTTACGAGATTTATGGAACCGATAAAGACGGAAAAGACGTGGAAATCTATTTCAATCCAGTCGATGGCGCTATTGTGAAGGGAAAGTAA
- a CDS encoding HAD-IA family hydrolase produces MKYWVFDLDGTLTDSFGHYFSTLETLLGQNFSRVEKKHLIGMHPLEIFSSQLPAEEATRAMQVLQEKSESEASLVSIYRAMDSMCAWLANSNRKMAVWTSRDLESAKLILHENRLLQYFDHVVSGNCVSRRKPHPEGLFKIQEFFSCETSEVVMVGDHDHDMQAAKTFGALPIRASWHNYWDHDVCTNAQRQFFCSTQFFEWVKSLGL; encoded by the coding sequence TTGAAGTACTGGGTATTTGATCTTGATGGGACTTTAACAGATTCCTTTGGTCACTATTTCTCTACGCTTGAAACTCTTCTCGGACAAAATTTTTCCCGGGTTGAAAAGAAGCATCTCATCGGAATGCATCCATTGGAAATCTTCTCGTCTCAGTTGCCTGCTGAGGAAGCGACTCGCGCCATGCAGGTTCTTCAAGAAAAAAGCGAGAGCGAAGCCAGCTTAGTTTCAATATACCGCGCGATGGACTCGATGTGTGCTTGGTTGGCAAATAGCAATCGGAAGATGGCCGTTTGGACAAGTCGCGATTTAGAATCTGCAAAATTGATTCTACATGAAAACAGGCTTCTTCAGTATTTTGATCATGTTGTTTCTGGTAACTGCGTGTCGAGGCGAAAGCCCCACCCAGAAGGGCTTTTTAAAATTCAAGAGTTTTTTTCGTGCGAGACCTCAGAAGTAGTCATGGTGGGAGATCATGACCACGACATGCAGGCGGCAAAAACATTTGGAGCCCTCCCCATCAGAGCGAGCTGGCACAATTATTGGGATCATGATGTTTGCACAAATGCTCAAAGACAATTTTTTTGTTCCACGCAATTTTTTGAATGGGTAAAATCACTGGGTTTATAG
- the ppk2 gene encoding polyphosphate kinase 2: protein MAKTKKRVTKKREPQFKTTDIVSIKDAPLMSESSLKKFAVHEALESAEGTESSFIDSYFTQYQTRDLRRLFRRVIHMREDQEQLQGFDPDSELAENWRKGGYPYKNRMLRRTYEKQKFLLQVELLKLQAWVKETGQRLVILFEGRDAAGKGGTIKRFMEHLNPRGARVVALEKPTQQERGQWYFQRYVEHLPTNGEIVMFDRSWYNRSGVEHVMGFCDGNEYQLFLRQSPEFERMLISNGMHLIKFWFSVSRQEQKRRFKERERHPLKQWKLSPVDMASLDKWDEYTQAKEKMFFHTDTAESPWIVIKSDCKKRARLSAMQCVLERFNYSNRENGNIGSLDRLIVGRAHTIYEKGENPGI from the coding sequence ATGGCCAAAACAAAAAAGCGTGTTACAAAAAAAAGAGAACCACAATTCAAGACGACTGACATCGTTTCTATTAAAGATGCGCCACTAATGAGCGAGTCCTCATTGAAAAAATTTGCCGTTCATGAGGCCTTAGAGTCGGCCGAAGGAACAGAATCATCTTTTATAGATTCCTATTTCACCCAGTACCAAACTCGCGATCTTCGGCGGTTATTTAGACGTGTGATTCATATGCGTGAAGATCAAGAGCAGCTTCAGGGGTTTGACCCGGATTCGGAGCTTGCTGAAAATTGGCGTAAGGGTGGATATCCTTACAAAAACAGAATGCTACGTCGAACTTACGAGAAGCAGAAATTTCTGTTACAGGTTGAACTTTTAAAGCTACAGGCATGGGTTAAAGAGACCGGTCAAAGACTTGTGATTTTGTTTGAGGGACGAGACGCCGCCGGAAAAGGTGGCACCATTAAACGTTTTATGGAGCACCTTAACCCGCGTGGTGCACGAGTTGTTGCCCTGGAGAAACCGACACAACAAGAGCGCGGGCAGTGGTATTTTCAACGGTATGTTGAGCATTTGCCTACAAATGGTGAGATCGTTATGTTCGACCGCTCGTGGTACAATCGCTCGGGCGTCGAACATGTTATGGGCTTTTGTGATGGAAACGAATATCAGTTGTTTCTGAGACAATCTCCTGAGTTTGAGCGCATGCTAATTAGCAATGGGATGCATCTTATAAAGTTTTGGTTTTCGGTGAGTCGTCAGGAGCAAAAGCGCCGGTTTAAAGAGCGTGAGCGTCACCCACTCAAACAGTGGAAGCTAAGCCCTGTGGATATGGCTTCACTTGATAAATGGGACGAATACACTCAGGCCAAGGAAAAGATGTTTTTTCATACCGACACAGCAGAATCCCCATGGATTGTTATTAAGTCAGATTGTAAAAAGCGCGCTCGTTTAAGCGCTATGCAGTGTGTTTTAGAGCGTTTCAATTATTCGAATCGCGAGAATGGGAACATTGGCTCTCTCGATCGCCTGATTGTCGGTCGAGCCCATACAATCTATGAAAAAGGCGAAAACCCGGGAATATAA
- a CDS encoding GNAT family N-acetyltransferase has product MKLYRHYKNKPYRYLGEARHSETLDEVVIYETRYENALGKMWVRPKQMFFESVQFDGQSVPRFMPIPLTLDQTTEVTNADLEKIVPVVEKAFGQWDANWFYSKFKNHNRFHLVTALVDNQVVGFKLGYEQDSQEFYSWLGGVVPEFRGIGIASDLMKSQHDWCRKQGYKRVQTKTQNRFREMFILNLKHGFEVIGCHESNEGGCKIVLEKKLT; this is encoded by the coding sequence ATGAAGCTGTATCGTCACTACAAAAACAAACCTTACAGATACCTCGGAGAAGCGAGGCATAGCGAAACGCTCGATGAAGTCGTTATTTACGAAACTCGCTATGAAAATGCGCTGGGAAAAATGTGGGTTCGTCCAAAGCAGATGTTCTTTGAGTCAGTTCAGTTTGATGGTCAATCAGTGCCACGTTTTATGCCTATTCCATTGACTCTCGATCAAACCACCGAAGTCACGAATGCTGATCTTGAGAAGATTGTTCCTGTTGTTGAGAAGGCGTTCGGTCAGTGGGATGCTAATTGGTTCTATTCGAAATTCAAAAATCACAATAGATTTCATCTCGTCACCGCGCTCGTGGATAATCAGGTCGTAGGATTCAAACTTGGCTATGAACAAGATTCCCAGGAGTTTTATAGTTGGCTCGGAGGGGTTGTTCCGGAATTTAGAGGAATCGGTATTGCTTCTGATCTCATGAAATCCCAACACGATTGGTGCCGTAAACAGGGCTACAAGAGAGTTCAAACCAAGACGCAGAACCGTTTCCGTGAGATGTTCATTTTGAACCTGAAGCACGGGTTCGAAGTCATTGGTTGCCATGAGTCGAATGAAGGCGGTTGTAAAATTGTCTTGGAAAAGAAGCTTACTTGA
- a CDS encoding cupin domain-containing protein, with product MEIDFTKRFSDRVGNYVKYRPGYPGEIISFLSNRLGLNSASSVADIGSGTGISSEMFLKNGNKVFSVEPNNEMRMAAETALSGYSNYYSLKGTAENTGLQDKVADFVVAAQAFHWFEPNQTKKEFHRILKEEGRIVLIWNDRKISGTPFAEEYEALITLFGLDYKQVRHKNIGEACLRDLMGAFEVQHFINHQDFDFDGLLGRLVSSSYAPNESHPRFSQMHSALKYLFEKHQRNGLVRIEYDTQVYYAVSRPNFIKHYSEIQEGPESSYYRGTKESLSIGSPFAKEFGLTRLGIHHELLPSGRRTSWPHAESAEEEFVYVIEGNPEAWINGDLYRLNPGDAVGFPSGTGISHTFINNTDSDVRLLVVGESSKKENKIYYPLNPSRREECKDSWWHDIPKHNHGPHDGLPDRLRGSEALGPLNYIGEIIVESLHDTSVLNALEPFKIKCRRAEMPNEKTKVWNINRYCLDERSLGELIPRLEAAIDDGGWYIHFFSDLGNKLYVLFKGKHFVVSKKKDVTWDEMIHFGESIGVERRWTETIPVKFRL from the coding sequence ATGGAAATTGATTTCACAAAAAGATTTAGCGACCGGGTTGGGAACTACGTCAAATACCGACCAGGTTACCCCGGCGAAATTATTTCTTTCTTGAGCAATCGACTGGGGCTCAATTCTGCGAGTTCTGTTGCTGACATTGGCTCTGGCACTGGAATTTCATCTGAGATGTTTCTGAAAAATGGAAACAAGGTCTTCTCCGTTGAGCCAAACAACGAGATGAGGATGGCCGCTGAGACTGCGCTCAGTGGTTATTCAAATTATTATAGTTTGAAAGGCACAGCAGAAAATACGGGACTTCAGGATAAGGTTGCGGATTTCGTCGTTGCAGCCCAAGCCTTTCATTGGTTTGAGCCCAATCAAACAAAGAAGGAGTTTCATCGAATACTAAAAGAGGAGGGTCGAATTGTTCTCATCTGGAACGATAGAAAAATATCTGGAACGCCGTTTGCCGAAGAATATGAGGCCCTCATAACCTTGTTTGGTCTGGACTACAAGCAAGTGAGGCATAAGAACATTGGCGAAGCCTGCCTTCGGGACCTTATGGGCGCCTTTGAAGTTCAGCATTTTATCAACCACCAAGATTTTGACTTCGATGGCCTTTTAGGTCGTCTGGTGTCTTCCTCGTATGCACCCAATGAGAGTCACCCGCGCTTTTCCCAAATGCATTCGGCCCTGAAGTATCTTTTTGAAAAACATCAGAGAAACGGCCTTGTTCGGATAGAGTATGACACTCAGGTTTACTACGCGGTTTCACGTCCCAATTTTATTAAGCACTACTCTGAAATCCAGGAAGGACCTGAATCATCGTACTACCGAGGAACGAAGGAGTCCCTCTCGATTGGCTCCCCATTTGCAAAAGAGTTTGGGCTGACAAGACTTGGGATACACCATGAACTCCTACCTTCCGGTCGGCGAACTTCATGGCCTCATGCCGAGAGTGCCGAAGAAGAGTTTGTGTATGTTATAGAGGGTAACCCCGAAGCTTGGATCAACGGTGATCTCTATCGGCTAAATCCTGGCGATGCGGTCGGCTTCCCAAGCGGAACCGGAATCAGTCACACTTTTATCAACAATACTGATTCAGACGTTAGGCTCCTCGTCGTTGGCGAGTCTTCGAAGAAGGAAAACAAAATCTACTATCCTTTGAATCCAAGTCGGCGCGAAGAGTGCAAGGACTCTTGGTGGCACGATATTCCCAAGCACAACCATGGTCCCCATGACGGCCTGCCTGACAGACTTCGTGGATCTGAGGCACTGGGACCGCTCAATTACATCGGAGAAATCATCGTCGAAAGTCTCCATGATACGTCCGTTTTGAATGCTCTTGAGCCATTCAAGATCAAGTGCCGCCGGGCAGAGATGCCCAATGAGAAGACGAAGGTTTGGAATATAAACAGGTACTGTCTCGATGAGCGCAGTCTTGGTGAGTTGATCCCTCGACTCGAAGCGGCTATTGATGACGGTGGGTGGTACATTCACTTTTTTAGCGACTTGGGCAACAAGCTTTACGTGCTCTTCAAGGGCAAACATTTTGTCGTATCAAAGAAGAAGGACGTGACTTGGGACGAAATGATCCACTTCGGAGAGTCGATCGGCGTAGAGCGACGCTGGACAGAAACGATACCTGTGAAATTTCGATTGTGA